The following proteins come from a genomic window of Methanosarcina sp. MTP4:
- a CDS encoding MotA/TolQ/ExbB proton channel family protein — translation MSAGPIFEIMYTFSSALLYPVILILLFLVLFSLILIGEFLSEYAKRHRDRDNLEVQCKGLRESCLNSNFSEAARVLGNIKQNYMVSAFSREASKYLNDMNFPAIERLSEDYEIKMAKRLEQTKIVATISPMLGLMGTLIPLGPALIGLSSGDIATLANNLMIAFATTVVGLFAGIIGYVLTQIRRRWYWEDMSDIDYILDTIEEKTGD, via the coding sequence ATGAGTGCAGGCCCCATCTTCGAGATAATGTATACCTTCTCCTCGGCTCTGCTCTATCCGGTAATCTTGATCCTTCTGTTTCTGGTGCTTTTTTCCCTGATCCTTATCGGGGAATTTCTCTCCGAGTACGCAAAGCGGCACAGGGACAGGGACAATCTGGAAGTTCAGTGCAAGGGTTTAAGGGAATCCTGCCTGAATTCAAACTTTTCGGAGGCTGCCAGAGTTCTGGGAAACATAAAGCAGAACTACATGGTAAGTGCTTTTTCGAGAGAAGCTTCGAAGTACCTGAACGACATGAACTTCCCGGCGATCGAAAGGCTTTCCGAGGACTATGAAATCAAAATGGCCAAGCGCCTTGAGCAAACAAAGATCGTTGCAACGATTTCCCCCATGCTCGGGCTTATGGGGACCCTTATCCCTCTCGGCCCCGCTCTGATAGGGCTTTCAAGCGGAGACATTGCCACGCTTGCAAACAACCTCATGATCGCCTTTGCCACTACGGTTGTGGGGCTCTTTGCCGGAATCATCGGCTACGTCCTGACCCAGATCAGGAGGCGCTGGTACTGGGAAGATATGTCAGATATCGATTACATCCTTGACACAATCGAAGAAAAAACAGGAGATTAA
- a CDS encoding DUF2149 domain-containing protein: protein MKRSKSRRYHRTGLLADPDDQNPLTGVANLFDVAMVFSVALLVALVMSYQLPELLNPNEDITIVKNPGQQDMKIIIKEEGKPIEVLNMTDNIGGGTGEALGTAYKLADGRVIYVPESEEEAGGNETSPSD, encoded by the coding sequence ATGAAAAGATCAAAATCGAGACGCTACCACCGTACAGGTCTCCTCGCTGACCCTGATGACCAGAACCCCCTTACCGGGGTTGCCAACCTTTTCGACGTGGCTATGGTCTTCTCGGTTGCCCTGCTGGTCGCCCTGGTGATGTCCTACCAGCTCCCTGAACTCCTGAACCCCAACGAAGATATCACTATTGTGAAAAATCCGGGGCAGCAGGATATGAAGATCATTATCAAGGAAGAGGGGAAACCCATAGAAGTCCTGAACATGACCGACAACATCGGGGGAGGGACAGGAGAAGCTCTCGGTACGGCTTATAAACTGGCTGACGGCAGGGTAATTTACGTGCCTGAAAGTGAGGAAGAGGCCGGAGGCAACGAGACCTCTCCCTCAGATTAA